A part of Deltaproteobacteria bacterium genomic DNA contains:
- a CDS encoding FAD-binding protein: MSKAMVSSRETDVAVVGYGGAGAAAAITAADLGAKVLIVEKAAAGGGNTRLSSGSVRTFGAVERAVEHITFLCGGATDPDVIETLVRESHDNEPWLRSLGGDVVVDPLQAAPASYPVYPTGAASPEQPGADGVGPRLRVKGDTTANGRDLWELLDRNVDERCIPVLFQCPAVRLLRDSHGAVTGLTARRGGEEIVIQARKAVILACGGYERDPDMQLQFLGQRFWSLGASGHTGDGIRLALDAGASLWHMNAVAAGFGYRVDGFDGAVIHAMPGPGFIYVDRNARRFVDETAMDAHAVGSLVTELDLETMERPRVPCYVVFDEATRAAGPVANTGRGAVAEHYRWSDDNAAEVGKGWIKQGENPAALAAALDLNPAALERTVDEYNKACAGGRDEALGRSPDTLRPLAHPPFYGAALWPSLFNTQGGPRRNARAQVLNAWGRPIQGLYSAGELGSMWSQNYPGASNLTEVLAFGRIAGRNAAGEE, translated from the coding sequence ATGAGCAAGGCCATGGTGTCGTCGCGCGAGACCGACGTGGCCGTGGTGGGCTACGGCGGCGCCGGCGCCGCGGCGGCCATTACCGCCGCCGACCTCGGCGCCAAGGTGCTGATCGTGGAGAAAGCCGCCGCGGGCGGCGGCAACACGCGCCTCTCCTCCGGCTCGGTGCGCACATTCGGCGCCGTGGAACGCGCCGTGGAGCACATCACGTTCCTGTGCGGCGGCGCCACCGACCCGGACGTCATCGAGACCCTGGTGCGCGAGAGCCACGACAACGAGCCGTGGCTGCGCTCCCTCGGCGGCGACGTGGTCGTCGACCCGCTCCAGGCCGCGCCCGCGAGCTACCCCGTCTATCCCACCGGCGCCGCCTCGCCCGAGCAACCCGGCGCGGACGGCGTCGGCCCCCGGCTCCGGGTCAAGGGCGACACCACAGCCAACGGCCGCGACCTGTGGGAGCTGCTGGACCGGAACGTGGACGAGCGCTGCATCCCGGTGCTGTTCCAGTGCCCCGCCGTGCGGCTTCTGCGCGACAGCCACGGCGCGGTCACCGGACTCACCGCGCGCCGGGGCGGCGAGGAGATCGTCATCCAGGCGCGCAAGGCCGTCATCCTCGCCTGCGGCGGCTATGAACGGGACCCCGACATGCAACTCCAGTTCCTGGGACAGCGGTTCTGGTCGCTGGGCGCCTCCGGCCACACGGGCGACGGCATCCGCCTGGCCTTGGACGCGGGCGCGTCCCTGTGGCACATGAACGCCGTGGCCGCGGGCTTCGGCTACCGCGTGGACGGCTTCGACGGCGCCGTCATCCATGCCATGCCGGGTCCGGGCTTCATCTACGTGGACCGGAACGCGCGCCGTTTCGTGGACGAAACAGCCATGGACGCCCACGCGGTGGGCTCGCTGGTGACCGAGCTGGACCTGGAGACCATGGAGCGCCCGCGGGTGCCCTGTTACGTGGTCTTCGACGAGGCGACGCGAGCGGCCGGCCCGGTGGCCAATACCGGAAGGGGCGCCGTGGCCGAACACTACCGCTGGAGCGACGACAACGCCGCCGAGGTGGGGAAGGGCTGGATCAAGCAGGGCGAGAACCCGGCAGCCCTGGCCGCCGCCCTGGACCTGAACCCGGCCGCGCTGGAACGGACCGTGGACGAGTACAACAAGGCCTGCGCCGGAGGCCGCGACGAAGCCCTCGGACGCTCCCCCGACACGCTGAGGCCGCTGGCGCACCCCCCGTTCTACGGCGCCGCCCTGTGGCCCAGCCTGTTCAACACCCAGGGCGGCCCCCGGCGCAACGCCCGCGCCCAGGTACTGAACGCCTGGGGCCGTCCCATCCAGGGCCTGTACAGCGCCGGCGAACTGGGCTCCATGTGGTCCCAGAACTATCCCGGCGCCAGCAACTTGACCGAGGTGCTGGCCTTCGGCCGCATCGCCGGCCGCAACGCCGCGGGGGAGGAGTAA